The nucleotide window CCAACCTGAAGTGCAACAACGGCGGCGGGACCGAGCCCACGGTGACGGTCAGCTGGACCTACCCGAACGCGCCCCTGCCGCCCCGTTTCGAGGTGCTCTCCTCGCCCACCGCGAACAACGCGAACCCGACCGTGGTCGCGACCACCACCACCGCGATGTCGGCCACCTTCGGCCTGTCCGGCAACAACAAGACCGCCTACCTGAGTGTGCGATCGGTCGCCGGGACCTGGCGGCTCCGCTCCGGGGAGGTGCCGATCTGCAACTGAACCCGGAACACCCCTGAAAGCCCTGCAAACCAAAGGAAAGAACCATGCTGGAGAAACTGCGTGCCGCCCGCGCCAACGAGGACGGCTTCACCCTCATCGAACTGCTGATCGTCGTCGTCATCCTGGGCGTGCTCGCCGGGGTCGTCGTCTTCGCCGTGTCCAACTTCAACAACGAAGGCAAGACCGCCGCGTGCAAGACGGACCTGAAGACCGTCCAGACGGCCGTCGAGGCCTACTACGCCCAGCACGCCGGCTCCTACCCGGCCTCGCTGGATGCCCTCAAGACCGGCAAGTACATCAAGGACGTGCCGGACGGCTCCGGCGGCTACACGATCGCCTACGACAGCGCGACCGGCAACGTCACCGCCGCCTGCTGACCCCAGCTCCGCGGGGCGGGCCTCACTCCCGCCCCGCGGTCACCATCCACTCAGGACAGACACCTCGCCCCGGAGGGAACCCATGCCCACCCAGATCGGCAGCCGCGTCGACGGCCTGCTCGAGGCGCTGTGGCAGGCGCGTGGCACCGACCTGCTGCTCACCGCCGGCCTGCCGCCCCAGCTGCGCGTGCACGGCGACCTCTCCGCGGTCCCCGGCCACCCCGTCCTCACCGGTGAGGACACCCGCGCCCTGCTCACCGAGCTCCTCACCGACGACCAGGCCGCCGCCTGGCGCGCCGCCCACGAATTCGACTTCTCCTTCGGCTGGCGCGACGAAGCCCGCGTCCGCGGGAACGCCTTCACCCAGCGCGGCGAGACCGTCGTCGCGCTGCGGATGATCCCGCGGCGGATCCCCGGCATGGCCGACCTCGGCCTGCCGCCCGTGCTGACCGACTTCGCCCGCCGCCACCAGGGGCTCGTGCTCGTCACCGGGCCGACCGGCTCCGGGAAGTCGACGACGCTCGCCGCCGTCATCGACCGGATCAACACCGAACGCGCCTGCCACATCCTCACCGTCGAAGACCCGATCGAGTACGTGCACGAACACCGCCGCTCGGCGGTCAACCAGCGCGAGGTCGGCACCGACACCGAATCCTTCCCCGCAGCCCTGCGCAGTGCCCTCCGCGAAGACCCCGACGTCCTGCTGGTCGGCGAGATGCGCGACCTCGAGTCGATCCGCTTCGCCCTCACCATCGCCGAGACCGGGCACCTCGTCTTCGCCACCCTGCACACCAACGACACCGCGCAGTCCCTCGCGCGGATGATCGACGTCTTCCCGGCCGGGCAGCAGGAGCAGGTGCGGGTGCAGCTCGCCGCCGCCCTCACCGGGATCGTCTACCAGCGGCTGCTCCCCCGCGTCGGCGGCGGGATGGTCGCCGCGTTCGAGGTCCTCGTCGCCACCACCGCCGTCCGGAACCTCATCAAGGAGGGCAAGCCGCACCAGCTGCGCAACGCGCTGGTGACCGGGCGCCGCGAGGGCATGGTGACCCTCGAGCAGTCGCTGTCGCAGCTCGTCGCCGCCGGGCTCGTCACCCACGCCGACGCCGCCGCCCGCAGCCTCCACCCGCAGGACATCGACCCGCGGCCGCTGCCCCGGAGCGTGCCGGCATGAGGCTCCGCACCCAGCCCCGCACCGTCGACCTCCGCACGGTGACCCCGGACCGCGCCGCCGCCGACCTGCTCGGCGAGGCGAAGGCCCGCGAACTCTGCGCGATCCCGCTGACCGTCCGCGAGGACACCGTGCTGGTCGCGGTGGCCGACGCCGCCGCCGCGCCCGCGCTGCAGCAGGCGCTCGGCCGCCCGGTCACCGTCGCCGTCGCCGAACGCGCCGACATCCTCGCCACCATCGGCCGCACCTACCGCGCGCTCACCGGCGTCGACCAGCAGGTCAAGGCGTTCGAAGCCCGGGACGCCGTCCGCCGTGACGCGGCCCGTGCCGAAGCGCCGCCCGCGGCGAACGACGACGCGCCGGTCGTGCACGTCGTGTCCCTGATGATCAAGCAGGCGCTGCGCGACCGGGCGTCCGACATCCACGTCGAGCCGCAGGCCGACCGGATCCGCGTCCGCTACCGCATCGACGGCGTGCTCCATGACGTCCTCGACCTGCCGGGCTCGATGGGCCCGGCGGTCACCAGCCGGATCAAGATCCTCGCCGGGATGAACATCGTCGAGCGCCGCCGCCCGCAGGACGGCCAGATCAGCATGGACGTCGAGGACCGGCCGGTGGACATCCGGGTGGCGAGCACACCGGTCGTCGGCGGTGAGAAGGTCGTGCTGCGGCTGCTGGACAAGAGCCGGCCGCTGTTCCACCTGCGCCAGCTCGGCATGCCGGCGGAGATGGCCGCGCGCTACACCGGCGTGCTGCAGTCG belongs to Amycolatopsis tolypomycina and includes:
- a CDS encoding competence type IV pilus major pilin ComGC, translated to MLEKLRAARANEDGFTLIELLIVVVILGVLAGVVVFAVSNFNNEGKTAACKTDLKTVQTAVEAYYAQHAGSYPASLDALKTGKYIKDVPDGSGGYTIAYDSATGNVTAAC
- a CDS encoding type IV pilus twitching motility protein PilT, whose protein sequence is MPTQIGSRVDGLLEALWQARGTDLLLTAGLPPQLRVHGDLSAVPGHPVLTGEDTRALLTELLTDDQAAAWRAAHEFDFSFGWRDEARVRGNAFTQRGETVVALRMIPRRIPGMADLGLPPVLTDFARRHQGLVLVTGPTGSGKSTTLAAVIDRINTERACHILTVEDPIEYVHEHRRSAVNQREVGTDTESFPAALRSALREDPDVLLVGEMRDLESIRFALTIAETGHLVFATLHTNDTAQSLARMIDVFPAGQQEQVRVQLAAALTGIVYQRLLPRVGGGMVAAFEVLVATTAVRNLIKEGKPHQLRNALVTGRREGMVTLEQSLSQLVAAGLVTHADAAARSLHPQDIDPRPLPRSVPA